In Paraburkholderia caribensis, a single window of DNA contains:
- the dpdK gene encoding phospholipase D-like domain-containing protein DpdK codes for MSTSRSIFKSATSAPEAARNALAAVFAKELLAPSKTVHLLAPWISNIVIFDNSIGSFSGLNPEWSRREIRLVDVLVAIASNDTRLVIRVRAENHNKPFEKRLFGALADSGLQDKCDWKESNTLHTKSLLTDHVLIAGSMNFTERGIALNEEHVTLEFDGERIAQAKMEFQDHGI; via the coding sequence ATGAGTACCTCCCGAAGCATTTTCAAGTCGGCCACGTCTGCACCGGAAGCCGCGCGCAACGCCTTGGCGGCTGTCTTCGCCAAGGAGTTGCTGGCGCCGAGCAAAACGGTTCATCTGCTTGCGCCGTGGATCAGCAATATTGTCATCTTCGATAACAGCATAGGCAGTTTCAGCGGGCTCAATCCCGAATGGAGCAGGCGCGAGATTCGCTTGGTCGACGTTCTGGTGGCAATTGCTTCCAATGACACGCGGCTCGTGATTCGGGTCCGCGCAGAAAATCACAACAAGCCGTTCGAAAAACGCCTCTTTGGCGCGCTGGCGGATTCCGGACTGCAGGACAAGTGCGACTGGAAGGAAAGCAATACCTTGCATACCAAGAGCCTGCTTACCGACCACGTGTTGATCGCTGGGTCGATGAACTTCACGGAGCGCGGAATCGCGCTCAACGAGGAACACGTGACGTTGGAATTCGATGGAGAGCGTATAGCGCAGGCCAAGATGGAGTTCCAAGACCATGGCATCTGA
- the dpdD gene encoding protein DpdD — MASEHQLQLAQSAAACLDAFFAAPNLFVLPAARHDDTGEPNTNGVPEALVSAIQRTRKGEADLPMLLPFRSAADERVTWYACARDKQGERAVRADLDAFVGPGFADFDISTVPPKDADDLFTKHGFHAVRFTANRPKFDMQIVEQWCVYWELLQRKPKRRKLEHRTFAQLRAALDWALLAKNEAEASAAVAALREQHGLSAENRAFLDIRIAASFGRWDEILDHENFSHLLKLRLPPETFGDIWEALYETCIRPHEASGDPERLKKAFETQVRPAAGHLLRSLGRSRRPAALKSFVLHELSQTRPAVDLCAQWLAELGDHAFGPATAGIVRLIEALTPRNGFDVACEDMNLERYEQAYDLLSSLEDSVDVLIALLRCSKEIDDPERAVQTIARLGASDPAVAAEVRKTRTRLLGDVTRLAETFPPQDLKAQLLDEAEREPAAADNVVEFWRELANADALIKIDDAMQQRLLQSMEDEVLSNSGTFDALLPVWFDWIVERTRPHVPFIPLYDQLLDTIWVRDRYGESELELIKQAALHVVRAGPTPEQYRHLMERLKKMFDVVRSPHSMPWALDLADSLAMSPSRDDQARNHLLVAILSAGSEFSARLADAQKALLRLLASENSIPFTLPSQEVVRSVEPETTDSEARVMIYSLDSQATQRAMDMLKTLSPKLKVTTNCDTECTPRLRQSTRHADFVFFVSSVATHQAFFCIKDALRTPDALCHVQGTGTTRIVETVMKQIQAAG; from the coding sequence ATGGCATCTGAGCATCAGTTACAGCTGGCGCAAAGTGCGGCCGCATGTCTCGATGCGTTCTTCGCCGCGCCTAATCTGTTCGTGCTTCCGGCCGCGCGACACGATGATACTGGCGAACCCAACACCAATGGAGTCCCCGAAGCGCTGGTCAGTGCGATCCAGCGTACACGCAAGGGCGAAGCCGATCTGCCCATGCTGCTGCCATTCCGCAGCGCGGCGGACGAACGCGTTACCTGGTACGCATGCGCGCGCGACAAGCAGGGCGAGCGCGCAGTCCGCGCCGATCTCGATGCGTTCGTTGGCCCAGGCTTCGCGGATTTCGACATTTCGACGGTCCCCCCTAAGGATGCCGACGATCTGTTCACAAAGCACGGTTTTCATGCGGTGCGATTCACCGCGAACCGACCGAAGTTTGACATGCAGATCGTCGAGCAGTGGTGCGTGTATTGGGAGCTGTTGCAGCGCAAACCGAAGCGCCGGAAGCTGGAGCACCGGACGTTCGCGCAGCTGCGCGCGGCGCTCGACTGGGCCTTGCTCGCGAAGAACGAGGCCGAAGCCAGCGCCGCCGTCGCGGCTTTGCGCGAACAGCACGGTCTGAGCGCCGAGAACCGCGCATTCCTGGACATTCGCATCGCGGCGTCGTTCGGCCGATGGGACGAGATCCTCGACCACGAAAACTTTTCGCACCTGCTCAAGTTGCGACTGCCGCCGGAAACCTTTGGTGACATTTGGGAAGCGCTGTACGAAACCTGCATCCGTCCGCACGAGGCGTCCGGTGATCCTGAGCGACTGAAGAAGGCCTTCGAAACGCAGGTTCGCCCGGCCGCCGGCCATCTGCTGCGTTCGCTGGGACGCTCGCGTCGCCCCGCCGCGCTGAAGTCGTTCGTGCTGCACGAGTTGTCGCAGACCCGGCCCGCCGTCGATCTCTGCGCTCAATGGTTGGCCGAACTCGGTGACCACGCCTTCGGCCCAGCAACGGCGGGTATTGTCAGGCTGATCGAAGCGCTTACGCCCCGGAACGGCTTTGACGTAGCGTGCGAGGACATGAACCTTGAACGCTACGAACAGGCCTACGATCTGCTGTCGTCGCTCGAAGATAGCGTAGATGTGCTGATTGCGCTGCTGCGTTGCTCTAAGGAAATCGACGATCCCGAACGCGCCGTGCAGACCATCGCACGCTTGGGGGCAAGCGACCCGGCGGTAGCAGCCGAGGTTCGGAAAACCCGCACGCGCTTGCTCGGCGATGTCACTCGACTAGCCGAGACTTTCCCCCCGCAAGACCTTAAGGCGCAGTTGCTGGACGAGGCCGAGAGGGAGCCGGCCGCGGCGGACAACGTGGTGGAGTTCTGGCGCGAACTTGCCAACGCCGACGCGCTCATCAAGATCGACGACGCCATGCAACAGCGTCTATTGCAAAGTATGGAAGACGAAGTGCTTAGCAACTCCGGCACGTTCGACGCGCTTCTGCCAGTCTGGTTCGACTGGATCGTCGAGCGGACCCGGCCGCATGTGCCGTTCATTCCTCTGTATGACCAACTGCTCGACACCATATGGGTGCGCGACCGCTATGGCGAAAGCGAACTGGAGCTAATCAAGCAGGCGGCGCTGCACGTCGTGCGGGCCGGCCCGACGCCCGAGCAGTACAGGCATCTGATGGAACGTCTGAAGAAAATGTTCGACGTCGTGCGCTCTCCTCACTCGATGCCTTGGGCGCTCGATCTCGCCGATTCACTGGCAATGTCGCCCTCGCGCGACGATCAGGCGCGGAACCACTTGCTAGTCGCCATTTTGAGTGCGGGCAGCGAATTCTCGGCCCGCCTCGCCGATGCGCAAAAGGCCCTCTTGCGCCTGCTGGCTAGTGAGAACTCGATTCCCTTCACGCTGCCGTCGCAAGAGGTCGTGAGGTCTGTTGAGCCGGAAACGACTGATTCCGAAGCGCGCGTGATGATCTATAGTTTGGATAGCCAGGCAACCCAACGCGCAATGGATATGCTCAAGACCTTGAGTCCCAAACTCAAGGTCACGACGAATTGCGACACGGAGTGCACGCCGCGCCTGCGTCAAAGTACTCGCCACGCCGACTTCGTGTTTTTCGTGTCGAGCGTGGCCACGCATCAGGCATTTTTCTGTATCAAGGACGCGCTGCGTACACCGGACGCCCTGTGCCATGTTCAGGGCACAGGAACGACGCGTATCGTCGAGACGGTGATGAAGCAGATTCAGGCGGCGGGGTAA